Proteins from one Bradyrhizobium roseum genomic window:
- a CDS encoding TRAP transporter permease: MTPSASDTAVAPTQRIEFDDPHANMQEAEVTRVRSLRGAWRWALVVATAATILLCINQQFSLRFFLGYTQLNTEYFYLLIALMLPFTFLIFPGTGNAPLDRIPWYDILLFVATFACAILLMRSVRKAAEAGWEFGGAPTSVIFAGVIMWAVLMEALRRTGGWSLLLSVLPFTLYPLFADAKWLGPFRGTQSTLEQATSYHVLSGESLLGIPIQAFADTVIGFLVFGTALMMTGAGKFFINIAFALCGTFRGGAAKVCIFASGLLGMMSGSIISNVLTAGTMTIPVMKKSGFRASYAAAIEACASTGAVLAPPVMGATAFVIAQFLNVSYADVALAAIIPAALYYIGLFMQVDSYAARHGLEGIPRSELPKVWDTVKEGWYYIFVIALLIVMLLYFKRESHAPFYATALLLVLNQFFSKDTRWTFSTINKFLEVNGRTFVELVGILAGCGLLIGAFSMTGVVSSLANDLLRIAGDNALMLLVMCAFTSLVLGLGLTTTACYIFLAILVAPALEKLGLNRMAVHMFIFYWGMLSSITPPVAIASFAAAGIAGSPAMKTGWESMWVGSIIYFIPFFFVLNPALVLQGSSPYLEALGLMALAGFGTLFICGGIQGYQVFVGDLRGAGALEWPLRVLLVIGGFVVATPGGGIMPLSQWQITSLGLAILLPAVLIALVLIRRQTLVPDQLRAP; this comes from the coding sequence ATGACACCTTCAGCGAGCGATACCGCCGTGGCGCCGACGCAGCGAATCGAGTTCGACGACCCGCATGCCAACATGCAGGAAGCCGAAGTCACGCGCGTCCGCTCGTTGCGGGGCGCCTGGCGCTGGGCACTGGTGGTCGCGACCGCGGCCACTATCCTCTTGTGTATCAACCAGCAATTCTCGCTGCGTTTCTTCCTTGGCTACACGCAACTCAACACCGAGTACTTCTATCTTCTGATCGCGTTGATGCTGCCGTTCACATTCCTGATCTTTCCGGGAACCGGGAATGCGCCGCTCGACCGGATTCCCTGGTATGACATTCTGCTGTTCGTCGCGACGTTCGCCTGCGCCATCCTGCTGATGCGCAGCGTCCGCAAGGCGGCGGAAGCCGGCTGGGAATTCGGCGGCGCGCCGACGTCCGTCATCTTCGCCGGCGTCATCATGTGGGCGGTGCTGATGGAAGCGTTGCGGCGCACCGGCGGCTGGAGCCTGCTGCTCAGCGTGCTGCCGTTTACATTGTACCCGCTGTTCGCCGACGCGAAGTGGCTCGGACCGTTCCGCGGCACCCAATCGACGCTCGAACAGGCTACGTCCTATCACGTGCTGTCGGGCGAAAGCCTGCTCGGCATCCCGATCCAGGCCTTTGCCGACACCGTGATCGGCTTTCTGGTGTTCGGCACCGCTCTGATGATGACGGGCGCCGGAAAGTTCTTCATCAACATCGCCTTTGCACTGTGCGGCACCTTCCGCGGCGGCGCCGCCAAGGTTTGCATCTTTGCCTCCGGCCTTTTGGGCATGATGTCCGGCTCGATCATCTCCAACGTGCTGACCGCCGGCACCATGACCATCCCGGTCATGAAAAAGAGCGGCTTCCGCGCCTCCTATGCCGCCGCGATCGAGGCTTGCGCATCAACCGGCGCGGTGCTCGCGCCGCCGGTGATGGGTGCCACCGCCTTCGTGATCGCGCAGTTCCTCAATGTCAGCTACGCCGACGTCGCGCTCGCCGCGATCATTCCGGCGGCATTGTATTACATTGGCCTGTTCATGCAGGTGGACTCCTATGCCGCGCGCCACGGCCTGGAGGGCATTCCGCGCTCCGAACTGCCCAAGGTCTGGGACACCGTCAAGGAAGGCTGGTACTACATCTTCGTCATCGCGCTCCTGATCGTGATGCTGCTGTATTTCAAGCGCGAGAGCCACGCACCGTTCTACGCGACCGCGTTGCTGCTGGTTCTGAACCAGTTCTTTTCCAAGGACACGCGCTGGACGTTTTCGACCATCAACAAGTTCCTCGAAGTCAACGGCCGCACCTTCGTTGAACTGGTCGGCATCCTGGCCGGCTGCGGCCTGTTGATCGGCGCGTTCTCGATGACCGGCGTCGTCTCCAGCCTCGCCAACGACCTGCTGCGGATCGCCGGCGACAATGCGCTGATGCTGCTCGTGATGTGCGCCTTCACCAGCCTCGTCCTCGGGCTCGGGCTGACCACGACGGCCTGCTACATCTTCCTGGCCATCCTGGTGGCGCCCGCGCTGGAAAAGCTCGGCCTGAACCGCATGGCCGTGCACATGTTCATCTTCTACTGGGGCATGCTGTCCTCGATCACGCCGCCGGTCGCCATTGCGTCCTTTGCCGCGGCCGGCATCGCCGGCTCGCCGGCGATGAAGACGGGATGGGAATCGATGTGGGTCGGCAGCATCATCTATTTCATTCCGTTCTTCTTCGTGCTGAACCCGGCGCTGGTGCTGCAGGGGTCGAGCCCGTATCTTGAAGCGCTCGGGCTGATGGCGCTGGCGGGCTTCGGCACGCTGTTCATCTGCGGCGGCATTCAGGGCTATCAGGTCTTTGTCGGCGATCTTCGTGGCGCCGGCGCACTGGAATGGCCGCTGCGTGTCTTGCTCGTGATCGGGGGATTCGTGGTAGCCACGCCCGGCGGCGGGATCATGCCGCTGTCGCAATGGCAGATCACCTCGCTGGGACTGGCGATCCTGCTCCCGGCCGTCCTGATCGCGCTCGTGCTGATACGGCGCCAGACCCTGGTGCCGGACCAGTTGCGCGCCCCCTGA
- a CDS encoding FAD-dependent monooxygenase: MRPAGKGALESLYFDYPRFAAPHVPELDGATAGHPVLIVGAGPIGMTAALVLARYGIRNVLIDRKDTFNDGSRAICIARPSMHILERIGAVAPFVEKSLGWRFGRSYYRGEQIFRLEMPQPPGEKYLPMYNLQQQYIEKFLHDAVAASGLIDMRWQSELSAIEPRDDGVSVRISSPAGDYDLAADYVLAADGARSPTRSMLGLRLKGDNYEGRYVIADIRMDHDFPTERRAFFEPAGNPGGTVLIHKQPENIWRVDYQLREGESEQDAVREENLRARVGAILADVGHTKPWELEWWSVYSANTLCLDDYRHGRVFFIGDAAHIVPIFGVRGLNNGLADAENIGWKLALVLHGEADDRLLDSYSPERRGATLDVFANATKSTRFMTPPTRGWRLAREAALSLSLRHEFPRGLANPRQMQPYTYSESPLTPYPGRDAEFAGGPPCGSVAPNARLNDGSHLLDRAGNGMTAILFCKGQPSREQAALLAQLGRIDTRFVPIVVTSETTTSAANTIADEDGDIARLFAATPGALYLLRPDLHIAGRWQAAAPAEILKTAGLCLGSETP; encoded by the coding sequence GTGAGACCTGCCGGCAAGGGAGCGCTGGAATCGCTCTATTTCGATTACCCGCGATTTGCGGCGCCGCATGTGCCCGAACTCGACGGCGCGACGGCAGGGCACCCCGTCCTGATCGTGGGCGCGGGGCCGATCGGCATGACGGCGGCGCTGGTGCTGGCGCGCTACGGCATCAGGAACGTTCTGATCGATCGCAAGGACACTTTTAACGACGGCAGCCGCGCCATCTGCATCGCGCGGCCGAGCATGCACATCCTGGAGCGGATCGGTGCGGTCGCGCCGTTTGTCGAAAAGTCGCTCGGCTGGCGGTTCGGCCGCAGCTACTATCGCGGCGAGCAGATCTTTCGGCTGGAGATGCCGCAACCGCCCGGCGAAAAATATCTGCCGATGTACAATCTGCAGCAGCAATACATCGAAAAATTCCTGCACGACGCGGTCGCCGCCAGCGGCCTCATCGACATGCGCTGGCAGAGCGAATTGTCCGCCATCGAGCCGCGCGACGATGGCGTATCGGTGCGGATTTCCTCACCGGCGGGCGATTACGACCTCGCTGCCGACTATGTGCTCGCCGCCGACGGGGCGCGCTCACCTACCCGATCGATGCTCGGCCTGCGGCTGAAGGGCGACAATTACGAAGGCCGCTATGTGATCGCCGACATCCGCATGGACCACGATTTTCCGACCGAGCGCCGTGCCTTTTTCGAACCGGCCGGCAATCCCGGCGGCACCGTGCTGATCCACAAGCAGCCGGAAAATATCTGGCGCGTGGATTACCAACTCCGCGAAGGCGAAAGCGAGCAGGACGCCGTGCGGGAGGAAAACCTCCGCGCCCGCGTCGGCGCCATCCTGGCGGATGTCGGCCACACAAAGCCGTGGGAGCTGGAATGGTGGAGCGTCTATTCCGCCAATACGCTCTGCCTCGACGATTATCGTCACGGCCGGGTCTTCTTTATTGGCGATGCCGCGCATATCGTACCGATCTTCGGCGTGCGCGGGCTGAACAATGGCCTCGCCGATGCGGAAAACATCGGCTGGAAGCTGGCACTCGTCCTGCACGGCGAGGCGGACGACCGGCTGCTCGACAGCTATTCGCCGGAGCGGCGTGGCGCCACGCTCGATGTCTTCGCCAATGCCACGAAGAGCACGCGCTTCATGACGCCGCCGACACGCGGCTGGCGGCTGGCGCGCGAGGCGGCCTTGTCGCTCAGTCTTCGCCACGAATTCCCGCGGGGGCTCGCCAATCCCAGGCAGATGCAGCCCTACACCTATTCGGAGAGCCCGTTGACGCCCTACCCTGGACGCGACGCCGAATTTGCCGGCGGACCGCCTTGCGGCAGCGTCGCGCCGAACGCCAGACTCAACGACGGCAGCCATCTGTTGGATCGCGCCGGCAACGGGATGACGGCGATCCTGTTCTGCAAGGGGCAACCCAGCCGTGAACAGGCCGCGCTGCTCGCGCAGCTCGGCCGGATCGACACGCGCTTCGTTCCGATCGTGGTAACGTCGGAAACGACGACTTCCGCAGCGAACACCATAGCGGACGAGGACGGTGACATCGCCCGGCTGTTCGCGGCAACGCCCGGCGCGCTCTATCTGCTGCGGCCCGACCTGCACATTGCCGGGCGATGGCAGGCCGCCGCCCCTGCCGAGATCCTGAAAACCGCCGGCCTCTGCCTAGGAAGCGAGACGCCATGA
- a CDS encoding acetyl-CoA carboxylase biotin carboxyl carrier protein subunit, translated as MPDIKIVTEVAGRVCALAVTTGGNVDDGDEIAFVEAMKMEIPVTSTTAGKIKAILVKLDDVIAEGQVIAIIEA; from the coding sequence ATGCCAGATATCAAGATAGTCACTGAAGTCGCTGGCCGCGTGTGCGCCCTTGCCGTCACAACCGGAGGCAATGTCGACGACGGCGACGAGATTGCTTTCGTCGAAGCCATGAAAATGGAGATTCCGGTCACGTCGACGACGGCAGGAAAAATCAAGGCTATCCTGGTCAAACTCGACGACGTCATCGCTGAGGGGCAGGTCATTGCGATCATCGAAGCTTAA
- a CDS encoding enoyl-CoA hydratase: MEMLNPHCGVDRDDRGVVRLSICNAGSLNILSSAVTDGVREGFERLAGDKGIRAVILAGQSEKSMIGGADIKEMARLDQKSAEAFITRLRDLCEAVRHFPAPVIARLPGWCLGGGLEVAAACDFRIAAHDAKFGMPEVRVGIPSVIYAALLPRLIGWGRAHWLVMTAENIDAPTALAWGLVDKVASEGGLDEAVEHTVKALLECGPEALRAQKALMRQWEELPLTESVNLSVGTFGKSFLTGEPQRLMQGFLDRKK, from the coding sequence ATGGAAATGCTCAATCCCCATTGCGGCGTCGATCGCGACGACCGCGGCGTCGTTCGCCTGTCGATCTGCAATGCCGGCTCGCTCAATATCCTTTCCTCCGCGGTCACCGACGGCGTCCGCGAGGGATTCGAGAGGCTCGCCGGCGACAAAGGAATTCGCGCCGTCATCCTCGCCGGCCAGAGCGAGAAGAGCATGATCGGCGGCGCCGACATCAAGGAGATGGCAAGGCTCGACCAGAAGTCCGCGGAGGCGTTCATCACCCGGCTGCGCGACCTCTGCGAGGCCGTGCGGCATTTTCCGGCACCCGTGATCGCGCGGCTGCCGGGCTGGTGCCTCGGCGGCGGCCTCGAAGTCGCCGCCGCCTGCGATTTCCGGATTGCCGCCCACGATGCCAAGTTCGGCATGCCGGAGGTGCGGGTCGGCATCCCCTCGGTGATCTACGCCGCGCTGCTGCCACGGCTGATCGGCTGGGGCCGCGCCCACTGGCTGGTCATGACGGCGGAGAATATCGATGCGCCGACCGCGCTGGCCTGGGGCCTGGTCGACAAGGTCGCCAGCGAAGGCGGGCTCGATGAAGCGGTCGAGCACACGGTGAAGGCGCTGCTGGAGTGCGGCCCCGAAGCGCTGCGCGCGCAAAAGGCGCTGATGCGCCAGTGGGAAGAACTGCCGCTGACGGAATCGGTCAATCTGAGCGTCGGCACCTTCGGAAAATCCTTCCTCACCGGCGAACCGCAGCGGCTGATGCAGGGATTTCTCGACCGGAAGAAGTAG
- a CDS encoding MFS transporter produces MISNWLSAALARRNIHYGWAMVAVTFLTALVSAGTVGAPGVFIVPLQKEFGWSTAEISSALSIRFILFGLMAPFAAALMNRYGLRNITLLALLIVISGLVASLAMTQVWQLVLLWGVVIGLGTGMTALVLGATIAARWFVARRGLVVGILTASVATGQLAFLPLLASLTDAYGWRIALALICVMLGVAAFAVLMVMRDRPSDVGLRPFGDEGTEPLPAPPPNNTPIMAAALGTLRDASKSSVFWILFATFFICGASTNGLVQVHLIPMCLDFGIPQVQAASLLAAMGIFDFVGTIASGWLSDRYDNRKLLFWYYGLRGLSLLFLPFSDFTLYGLSLFAMFYGLDWIATVPPTVRLTAQRFGPERANLVFGWIFAGHQLGAGVAAFGAGLSRTMLQSYLPAFFVAGALCIVAALMVLAISRPKPVAA; encoded by the coding sequence ATGATCTCGAACTGGCTGTCAGCCGCCCTCGCCCGCCGCAACATTCACTACGGCTGGGCGATGGTCGCCGTGACGTTCCTCACCGCGCTGGTTTCGGCCGGCACCGTCGGCGCGCCCGGCGTCTTCATCGTGCCCCTGCAGAAGGAATTCGGCTGGAGCACGGCGGAGATTTCCTCGGCGCTTTCGATCCGCTTCATCCTATTCGGGTTGATGGCGCCGTTCGCCGCGGCGCTGATGAACCGCTATGGGCTGCGCAACATCACGCTGCTGGCGTTGCTCATTGTCATATCCGGCCTGGTCGCGTCGCTGGCGATGACGCAGGTCTGGCAGTTGGTGTTGCTATGGGGCGTCGTGATCGGGCTCGGCACCGGCATGACGGCACTGGTTCTCGGAGCTACGATTGCCGCGCGCTGGTTCGTCGCGCGGCGCGGGCTCGTGGTCGGCATCCTCACCGCGAGCGTCGCCACCGGGCAACTCGCCTTCCTGCCGCTATTGGCAAGCCTGACGGATGCGTATGGCTGGCGGATCGCGCTGGCCCTGATCTGCGTCATGCTGGGGGTCGCCGCCTTCGCCGTGCTGATGGTGATGCGCGACCGGCCGAGCGACGTGGGCTTGCGGCCATTCGGCGATGAAGGCACCGAGCCGCTGCCGGCGCCGCCGCCGAACAATACCCCCATCATGGCGGCAGCGCTCGGCACGCTACGCGATGCCTCGAAGTCGAGCGTGTTCTGGATCCTGTTCGCCACCTTCTTCATCTGCGGCGCCTCGACCAACGGGCTGGTACAGGTGCATCTGATCCCGATGTGCCTCGATTTCGGCATTCCGCAGGTGCAGGCGGCCAGCCTGCTCGCGGCCATGGGCATCTTCGATTTCGTCGGCACCATCGCCTCCGGCTGGCTGTCCGACCGTTACGACAATCGCAAGCTGTTGTTCTGGTATTACGGGCTGCGCGGCCTCTCGCTCCTTTTCCTGCCGTTCTCCGATTTCACGCTCTACGGCCTGTCGCTGTTTGCGATGTTCTACGGGCTCGACTGGATCGCCACCGTGCCGCCGACGGTGCGGCTCACCGCCCAGCGATTCGGACCCGAGCGCGCCAACCTCGTGTTCGGCTGGATCTTTGCCGGGCATCAATTGGGCGCGGGTGTCGCCGCGTTCGGCGCCGGGTTGTCGCGCACAATGCTGCAGAGCTACCTGCCGGCGTTCTTCGTCGCCGGTGCGCTGTGCATCGTCGCGGCCCTGATGGTGCTGGCGATCTCGCGGCCGAAGCCGGTCGCGGCGTAA
- a CDS encoding PaaI family thioesterase: MTTTDTIDLFSFDSRRHRVIEWQAPGPVAQAAAGLSGLEAMCAIRDGVLPPPPMARLIGFEMRVAEPGRIVMELDPDESLENTIGLLHGATAAALLDTAMGCAIATMQPAGQTSVTLDLKLTYLRPLSVRSGTVSAEGKVVKLGRQTSYAEGFVRDGAGNLAVHATATFTMIGGEKAK; this comes from the coding sequence ATGACTACGACCGATACGATCGACCTGTTTTCCTTCGACTCGCGGCGGCATCGTGTGATCGAGTGGCAGGCGCCCGGGCCGGTGGCGCAAGCGGCGGCGGGACTGTCCGGTCTGGAAGCGATGTGTGCGATCCGCGACGGCGTCCTGCCGCCGCCGCCGATGGCCCGGCTGATCGGCTTTGAGATGCGCGTCGCCGAGCCCGGCCGGATCGTGATGGAACTGGATCCGGATGAAAGCCTCGAAAATACCATCGGCCTGCTGCACGGCGCGACGGCGGCGGCGCTGCTGGATACCGCGATGGGCTGCGCGATCGCAACCATGCAGCCGGCCGGGCAGACGTCGGTGACGCTCGATCTCAAGCTGACCTACCTGCGGCCGTTATCCGTGCGGTCGGGCACGGTATCGGCGGAGGGCAAGGTGGTAAAACTGGGCCGTCAGACCAGCTATGCCGAAGGGTTCGTTCGCGATGGCGCGGGAAATCTTGCGGTGCACGCGACTGCTACCTTCACCATGATCGGCGGCGAAAAAGCGAAATAG
- a CDS encoding TAXI family TRAP transporter solute-binding subunit: MIDRLKALAPTALASISLLALSAAYAEDVKLPPTMVVTAYDTGTAGFNIAVGVGKMMKDKYGTDVRVLPAGNDVARLAPLRAKRAAMSAMGSGTYFAQEGVFEFGTKEWGPQPLQLVLSSVDCNAGSLGVAKDTGVTEIKQLKGKRVGFVVGSPALNQNALAILAFGDLKQSDVKIVEFSSYGAMWKGMVNNDVDAAFATTITGPAKELETSPRGIVWPPLPPGDKAGWERVKKVGSFFFPHVATCGAGITKDKPVELGNYPYPIFTSYGSLPADEVYSITKAMITGYDAYKDSAPGASGLAADRQTKNWVVPVHPGAAKALKEAGQWTDAQEAHNKELLKRQQVLAAAWTDYGKSSPPADDKAFIEGWMKARAAALAKANMPNGFE; this comes from the coding sequence ATGATTGATCGCTTAAAGGCGCTCGCGCCAACCGCCCTTGCGAGCATTTCGCTGCTGGCCTTGTCCGCGGCGTATGCGGAAGACGTAAAACTGCCGCCGACGATGGTGGTCACGGCCTATGACACCGGCACTGCGGGCTTCAATATCGCGGTCGGCGTCGGCAAGATGATGAAGGACAAATACGGCACCGACGTCCGCGTGCTGCCGGCCGGCAATGACGTGGCGCGGCTGGCGCCGCTGCGCGCCAAGCGCGCGGCGATGTCCGCGATGGGTTCCGGCACTTATTTCGCGCAGGAAGGCGTGTTCGAGTTCGGCACCAAGGAGTGGGGTCCGCAACCCCTGCAACTCGTACTGTCCTCGGTCGACTGTAACGCCGGCTCGCTCGGCGTTGCCAAGGATACCGGCGTGACCGAGATCAAGCAGCTCAAGGGCAAGCGCGTCGGCTTCGTGGTAGGCTCGCCGGCGCTCAACCAGAACGCGCTGGCGATCCTGGCGTTCGGCGATCTCAAGCAGAGCGATGTCAAGATCGTCGAGTTCTCGAGCTATGGCGCGATGTGGAAGGGCATGGTCAACAACGACGTCGATGCCGCCTTCGCCACCACCATCACTGGCCCGGCAAAGGAACTCGAAACCTCGCCGCGCGGCATCGTCTGGCCGCCGCTGCCTCCCGGCGACAAGGCCGGCTGGGAACGCGTGAAGAAGGTCGGCTCGTTCTTCTTCCCGCATGTGGCGACCTGCGGCGCCGGCATCACCAAGGACAAGCCGGTTGAGCTCGGCAACTACCCCTATCCGATCTTCACGTCCTATGGCTCGCTGCCCGCCGACGAGGTCTATTCGATCACCAAGGCGATGATCACGGGCTACGACGCCTACAAGGATTCCGCCCCCGGCGCGAGCGGCCTTGCCGCCGACCGTCAGACCAAGAACTGGGTGGTTCCGGTTCATCCGGGCGCCGCGAAGGCGCTGAAAGAGGCCGGTCAGTGGACTGACGCTCAGGAAGCCCACAACAAGGAATTGCTGAAGCGCCAGCAGGTACTGGCGGCGGCATGGACAGACTACGGCAAGTCCAGCCCGCCGGCAGACGACAAGGCGTTCATCGAGGGCTGGATGAAGGCGCGCGCCGCGGCGCTGGCAAAGGCGAACATGCCGAACGGGTTCGAATAA
- a CDS encoding IclR family transcriptional regulator: protein MGRRSERLSKQGMLASDLAGEGDVIQVVSRAFDVLRCFEGHEARLGNLEISSRCGLPRSTVSRLTHTLTRMGQLVYLPRDQKYRIGPSAVAMSTSMMKGLQLRNLIRLRLQEVADQLPGTVGFVIPDRFQLVYLEFARAANALGLHEGTGSRITMTSTAAGFAYTAALDTDVGDALIAEMERENAGNPTLLKSRIEENRRHLREHGYVVGCGTWSPHINGCAVPVWSPQYQTFVVVTIGLLSAMFDEKRLHKEVAPQMLELGRAISGLLEGAEGDIFTSRIERKPLPVAAHNNNKIIKTEDTNELEAGARRARSARSVRARDGRR, encoded by the coding sequence ATGGGAAGACGCTCGGAACGGCTTAGCAAGCAGGGAATGCTCGCCAGCGATCTCGCAGGCGAGGGGGACGTGATCCAGGTGGTGTCGCGGGCGTTCGATGTCCTGCGCTGCTTTGAGGGTCATGAAGCACGACTGGGCAATCTGGAGATTTCCAGCCGCTGCGGTCTGCCGCGCTCCACGGTATCGCGGCTCACGCACACGCTGACGCGGATGGGCCAGCTCGTCTATCTGCCGCGCGACCAGAAATATCGCATCGGCCCCAGCGCGGTGGCGATGAGCACTTCGATGATGAAGGGCCTGCAGCTTCGCAATTTGATCCGGCTGCGTCTGCAGGAGGTCGCCGATCAATTGCCGGGTACCGTCGGCTTCGTGATCCCGGACCGCTTCCAGCTCGTCTATCTTGAATTCGCGCGCGCCGCGAACGCGCTCGGTCTGCACGAAGGCACCGGCAGCCGGATCACGATGACGAGCACGGCCGCTGGTTTTGCCTATACGGCCGCGCTAGATACCGATGTTGGCGACGCCTTGATCGCCGAAATGGAGCGCGAGAATGCCGGCAATCCGACATTGCTGAAATCGCGCATCGAGGAAAACCGCCGCCATCTGCGCGAGCACGGCTATGTCGTCGGTTGCGGCACCTGGAGCCCGCATATCAATGGCTGCGCGGTGCCGGTGTGGTCGCCGCAATATCAGACCTTTGTCGTCGTCACGATCGGGCTGCTGTCGGCGATGTTCGATGAGAAGCGGCTGCACAAGGAGGTGGCCCCGCAGATGCTCGAACTCGGCCGCGCCATCTCCGGCCTGCTCGAGGGCGCCGAGGGCGACATCTTCACCAGCCGGATCGAACGAAAGCCGCTCCCGGTGGCGGCCCACAATAACAACAAGATCATCAAGACGGAGGATACGAATGAATTGGAAGCCGGAGCTCGACGAGCTCGCTCGGCGCGAAGCGTTCGCGCGCGAGATGGGAGGCGTTGA
- a CDS encoding acyl-CoA carboxylase subunit beta gives MNWKPELDELARREAFAREMGGVDKVKRQHDQGRLTVRERIDRLIDKHSFHEIGAISGVAEYDENNELKQLTPANCVFGRGRIDGRTVVVVGDDFTVRGGSADASISTKPLMAEEMAYEFRLPIIRVIEGSGGGGSVKTIETRGAANLPGGVGGTRAYWFTTGNLARVPVVALGLGSVAGLGAARLAASHYSIMTKSSAMFVAGPPVVKRLGQDLSKTELGGADIQTRAGGVDDAVDTEEEAFERARRFLSYLPSSVFDLPPTTPCSDDPERAEESLLKAVPRNRRQVYKMRPIIDAVVDRGSFFEVNTNFGRPVITGLARLEGRAVLVLASDPFHYGGSWTADACDKVIRWVDFAETFHLPVVYLMDCPGFMIGLEAEKSATIRHGVRAMAAVNQSTVPWCTIIVRNAFGVAGVVHQPANRYSMRYAWPSAYWGSLPLEGGIEAAYRAEIDGSDDPAAKLKEIEDRLNKLRSPFRSAEKFWVEEVIDPRKTRSLLCEFARLAEPIRQAGPPANMTTRP, from the coding sequence ATGAATTGGAAGCCGGAGCTCGACGAGCTCGCTCGGCGCGAAGCGTTCGCGCGCGAGATGGGAGGCGTTGACAAGGTCAAGCGCCAGCATGACCAGGGCCGGCTCACGGTTCGTGAGCGCATCGACAGACTGATCGACAAGCATTCCTTCCACGAGATCGGCGCCATTTCCGGGGTCGCCGAATACGACGAAAACAACGAACTCAAGCAACTGACGCCGGCCAACTGCGTGTTCGGCCGCGGCAGGATCGACGGCCGCACCGTGGTCGTGGTCGGCGACGACTTCACCGTGCGCGGCGGTTCCGCCGACGCTTCGATCTCGACCAAGCCGCTGATGGCCGAGGAAATGGCCTATGAGTTCCGCCTGCCGATCATTCGCGTGATCGAAGGGTCGGGCGGGGGCGGTTCGGTGAAGACGATCGAGACGCGTGGCGCGGCCAATCTGCCCGGCGGCGTGGGCGGCACGCGCGCGTATTGGTTCACGACCGGAAACCTGGCGCGGGTGCCGGTGGTTGCGCTGGGGCTCGGCTCCGTCGCGGGCCTCGGCGCGGCGCGGCTGGCCGCCAGCCATTATTCGATCATGACCAAAAGCTCAGCGATGTTCGTCGCCGGTCCGCCGGTGGTGAAGCGCCTCGGCCAGGACCTGAGCAAGACCGAGCTTGGCGGCGCCGACATCCAGACCCGCGCCGGCGGCGTCGACGATGCCGTCGACACTGAGGAGGAGGCGTTCGAGCGCGCCAGGCGCTTCCTGTCTTATCTACCGTCGTCGGTGTTCGACCTGCCGCCGACCACGCCCTGCAGTGACGATCCCGAGCGTGCCGAGGAATCGCTGCTCAAGGCCGTGCCGCGCAATCGCCGCCAAGTCTACAAGATGCGGCCGATCATCGACGCGGTCGTCGACAGGGGCTCGTTCTTCGAGGTCAACACCAATTTCGGCCGGCCTGTCATTACCGGGCTGGCGCGGCTGGAAGGCCGCGCGGTTCTGGTGCTGGCGAGCGACCCGTTCCACTACGGCGGATCGTGGACGGCGGACGCGTGCGACAAGGTGATCCGCTGGGTCGACTTTGCCGAGACCTTCCATCTGCCGGTGGTCTATCTGATGGATTGTCCCGGTTTCATGATCGGGCTCGAGGCCGAGAAGTCGGCGACCATCCGTCACGGCGTGCGGGCGATGGCGGCGGTCAACCAGTCGACCGTGCCCTGGTGCACCATCATCGTGCGCAACGCGTTCGGCGTGGCCGGCGTCGTGCACCAGCCGGCCAATCGCTATTCGATGCGCTACGCCTGGCCGTCGGCCTATTGGGGCTCGCTGCCGCTGGAAGGCGGCATCGAGGCGGCCTACCGCGCCGAGATCGATGGGTCGGACGATCCGGCCGCGAAGCTGAAGGAGATCGAAGACCGTCTCAACAAGCTGCGCTCGCCGTTCCGCTCCGCCGAGAAATTCTGGGTCGAGGAAGTGATCGATCCCCGCAAGACGCGTTCGCTGTTGTGCGAATTCGCGCGGCTGGCGGAGCCGATCCGGCAGGCGGGGCCGCCGGCAAATATGACGACGCGGCCGTAG